A window of Homalodisca vitripennis isolate AUS2020 unplaced genomic scaffold, UT_GWSS_2.1 ScUCBcl_5837;HRSCAF=12761, whole genome shotgun sequence contains these coding sequences:
- the LOC124373532 gene encoding ATP-dependent DNA helicase PIF1-like → MAHRYIFEMIDRSLRDLMNSSVPFGNKIFICSGDFRQIAPVVEKARTPADVACVSLRASHLWRLFTLFSLTTPQRTSGSIDYSNFLLGVGNGTINPLLFGEGRERESLIPLTGVRCLTSLADLITDVFPPGVLRDPDLCARRAILSTLNVNVKEINGRILDLMDGRIHELRSADTVDREDDDGLDVDVNLLNQATGKGVPDHVLRLKVGSVCLIMRNLNIGDGLVNGTKVIVTAISSRLITVRLIGNTQPIGIPRITFRFAFAEGSPLRVCRRQFPLMLAYCMTGHKSQGQTIEYVGVDLRTDCFTHGQLYVLLSRVRRPDDIVVLVPDDRIVEGVAYAKNIVYDELLLNTD, encoded by the coding sequence ATGGCACaccgctacatcttcgagatgaTCGACAGATCCCTCCGGGATCTCATGAATAGTAGTGTGCCATTCGGGAATAAGATCTTCATCTGCTCCGGGGACTTCCGTCAGATTGCGCCCGTCGTTGAGAAGGCTCGCACACCAGCTGATGTCGCGTGCGTGTCACTTCGGGCGTCacatctgtggcgactgttcACACTATTTTCCCTGACGACACCCCAGAGAACTAGTGGTTCCATTGACTACTCCAACTTCCTCCTTGGAGTAGGCAATGGAACAATAAATCCTTTACTTTTTGGAGAAGGCCGCGAGAGAGAGTCTCTCATTCCCCTCACTGGGGTGAGATGCCTCACTTCTCTCGCGGACTTAATAACGGATGTGTTTCCTCCTGGTGTTCTGCGAGATCCTGATCTTTGTGCGAGACGGGCAATACTCTCAACTCTGAATGTGAACGTCAAGGAGATCAACGGTCGCATCCTAGACCTCATGGACGGGCGcattcatgagttgagaagcgcggACACCGTGGACAGAGAAGACGACGACGGGCTGGATGTGGACGTAAATCTCCTCAACCAGGCCACTGGCAAAGGAGTGCCAGATCACGTCCTGCGTCTCAAGGTCGGCTCCGTATGCTTAATCATGAGAAACTTAAATATCGGTGATGGACTCGTGAACGGCACCAAAGTCATTGTGACGGCGATCAGCAGCCGACTGATCACCGTCAGACTTATCGGCAACACGCAACCTATCGGAATTCCCCGGATTACGTTCAGGTTCGCGTTTGCCGAAGGATCGCCGCTCCGGGTTTGTCGCCGTCAGTTCCCCCTCATGTTGGCGTACTGCATgactggtcacaagagccaaggccAGACAATTGAGTACGTCGGAGTCGACCTGAGAACGGACTgcttcactcatggccagctctACGTCCTGTTGAGCAGAGTGAGACGTCCAGACGACATCGTCGTTCTTGTACCAGACGACAGAATAGTAGAAGGAGTCGCCTATGCAAAGAATATTGTATATGACGAGCTCCTTCTAAACACTGATTAA